Sequence from the Longimicrobium sp. genome:
CGCCCAAGGGTGTCCCATGAACGATCGCCCCCCGTCCGCCTCCGCCCTCGTGGCGGGCTTCATCAACGCCGTCACCGCCCCGCAGCGCGCCGTGCTCCGCAGCCTGACGGAGGTGGGGCGCAGGAGCAACGAGAACTGGCCCAGCGTGGAAAAGGAGCTGATGAAGTTCCACGCCGCCGTGCTGAGCAACTGCCTGGACCTGGTCAACGCCAGCATCCGCGAGCTGGAGGCGCGGGAGCAGCGCGCGCCGATGCCCTGGCAGCCGCCCGCGCACGGAGCCGCGAGCGGCGCGTTGGGCGGGGCCCACGCCCCGCCCCCGCCCGCGTTCGGGTCTCCGGCCGCACCCGCGCCATCCGGCGCGCCCCTACCGCCCGCGCCCACGTCGCCCGGCACCCCCGCGGCGCTCGGCACCCCCGCGGCGGACGGCGGGTCCACGGCGTTCGGCGGGCCCCCGGCGGGGCCGGACCCGGTATGAGCGCCCGCCCGCGCCGGCGCGTCCTCTTCATCGGCGAGCTGATCACGCTGTCGCACATGGTCCGTCCCGCGGTGCTGGCCGGAACGCTGGACCCCGAGCGCTACGAGGTCTTCTTTGCGTGCGACCCGCGCAACCTGGAAATGCTCGCCAAGCCGCACCCCTTCGAGTTCATCCCGCTGAAGTCGCGGCTGGCCATGAAGTCGATGGACGCCATCTCGCAGGGGCGCGACTCGCTGTACGACTACGCCACGGTGAACCACTATGTGCGCGAGGACCTGCAGCTCCTTTCGCGCTACCGCCCCGACGTGGTGATCGGCGACATGCGCCAGTCGCTGGTGATCAGCAGCCGGCTGAGCGGGGTGCCGTTCATCAACATCATGAACGCGCACTGGCACCCGTCGTCGCCCACCCGGTACGAGTCGCCCCTGAACCCCCTGGCCGGGTTCCTGGGCGAGGGCCTGGGCGGCCTGGTCTTCAACGGGCTGGTGAACCTGGCCATGCCGTTTTCCACCCTGGCCATCAACATGGTGAGCCTGCAGCACGGGCTGCCGGTGGTGGGGGTGGATTTCAAGAGCGTGTACAGCTACGGCGACTACACCGCATTCCCCGACCTTCCGGAGCTTTCGCCGCTGGACCAGCTGCCGGAGAACGCCGCGTACGTGGGTCCCTGCCTGTGGGGTCCCGACGTTCCCGAGCCCTCCTGGTGGGGCGCGCTCCCGCCGGACCGGCCCGTCGTGTACGTCGGGCTGGGCTCCTCGGGGCAGCCGCGGCTCCTGCCGGGGGTGATCAAGGCGCTGGCCGGGCTTCCCGTCACCCTGGTGGTGGCCACCGCGGGGCGAACGGACCTGGGCCCGCAGCCGGAAAACGTCTTCGTGGCCAGCTACCTGAACGGCATGCAGGCGGCGCGGCGGGCGGCGCTCACCATCTG
This genomic interval carries:
- a CDS encoding nucleotide disphospho-sugar-binding domain-containing protein, with translation MSARPRRRVLFIGELITLSHMVRPAVLAGTLDPERYEVFFACDPRNLEMLAKPHPFEFIPLKSRLAMKSMDAISQGRDSLYDYATVNHYVREDLQLLSRYRPDVVIGDMRQSLVISSRLSGVPFINIMNAHWHPSSPTRYESPLNPLAGFLGEGLGGLVFNGLVNLAMPFSTLAINMVSLQHGLPVVGVDFKSVYSYGDYTAFPDLPELSPLDQLPENAAYVGPCLWGPDVPEPSWWGALPPDRPVVYVGLGSSGQPRLLPGVIKALAGLPVTLVVATAGRTDLGPQPENVFVASYLNGMQAARRAALTICNGGSMPAQQSLSVGTPVLGIPSNVDQVGWMRILMERGAGEMIPESRVSEGGVRDAVRGMLATGRYRSAAAALAQAMERFDAGEAFNRLLDRVYAERQASWANRAAS